In one Halictus rubicundus isolate RS-2024b chromosome 14, iyHalRubi1_principal, whole genome shotgun sequence genomic region, the following are encoded:
- the Elm gene encoding calcineurin like EF-hand protein 1 elm, whose product MGNRSSLLLREEEIARIQDATGFTPNQIERLYSRFTSLDRGDCGTLSREDFLRIPELAINPLGDRIVNAFFEESGNDRVNFLEFMQVLARFRPIKKNSPNRLNSRQQKLQFAFKMYDLDNDDLISKDELLAILHMMVGANISEEQLTSIAERTILEADENGDGMISFKEFSKALERTDVEQKMSIRFLS is encoded by the exons ATGGGCAATAGGTCTAGTCTATTGTTGCGCGAAGAGGAAATAGCGCGAATCCAAGATGCCACTGGAT ttacACCAAATCAAATTGAACGACTGTACAGTCGCTTTACCAGCCTAGACCGTGGAGATTGCGGCACGTTGAGCCGTGAGGATTTCCTTAGGATCCCAGAATTGGCAATAAATCCGTTGGGTGACAGAATTGTAAATGCATTTTTCGAGGAAAGTGGAAATGACAGAGTGAACTTCCTAGAGTTTATGCAAGTTCTTGCTCGCTTCAGGCCCATTAAGAAAAATAGTCCTAACAGGTTAAATTCGAGACAACAAAAACTCCAGT TTGCCTTTAAAATGTACGATCTGGATAACGATGACTTGATCTCGAAAGATGAGCTCCTGGCTATTTTGCACATGATGGTCGGGGCAAACATTAG CGAAGAACAGTTAACTAGTATTGCGGAAAGAACTATATTAGAGGCTGATGAGAATGGAGATGGAATGATATCGTTTAAAGAGTTCTCTAAGGCACTAGAACGAACAGATGTGGAACAAAAGATGTCCATAAGATTCCTTAGCTAA